A stretch of the Oncorhynchus clarkii lewisi isolate Uvic-CL-2024 chromosome 9, UVic_Ocla_1.0, whole genome shotgun sequence genome encodes the following:
- the LOC139415763 gene encoding low affinity immunoglobulin gamma Fc region receptor II-like → MKLTLLCWQLLLLSTLVYCSLGQGGDISLPAYLSVSPDRSQFFKYESFSLSCEDQGNSAGWRVMRNAERGNVSECNIDWGKQQGSSCIVLLIPSDSGVYWCESGSGEHSNAVNITVHDGAVILESPALPVTERDSVTLSCRYQGTLSNLTADFYKNGSLIRTETTGEMTIPAVSESDEGLYKCNNSEGESPESWMTVTVPAPIPSPAVPVLSMSLPRLLCSLLVGSPYLLVTIILMVKGCRSRTPGETRIPRNTHQDQLGDCVEEKRG, encoded by the exons ATGAAACTCACACTGCTCTGCTGGCAGCTCT tgctgTTGAGTACTCTGGTATACTGTAGCCTCGGACAAGGTGGAG aTATCTCTCTTCCTGCCTATCTGAGTGTCAGTCCTGACAGATCTCAGTTCTTTAAATATGAGTCTTTCTCTCTGAGCTGTGAGGATCAGGGGAACTCTGCTGGATGGAGAGTGATGAGGAACGCAGAGAGAGGGAATGTTTCAGAGTGTAATATTGACTGGGGAAAACAACAAGGGTCTTCATGCATCGTATTGCTAATACCATCAGACAGTGGAGTGTACTGGTGTGAGTCTGGGTCTGGAGAACACAGCAATGCTGTCAACATCACAGTACATG atggagctgtgatcctggagagcccTGCCCTTCCTGTGACTGAGAGAGATTCTGTGACTTTGAGCTGCAGATATCAGGGAACTCTCTCTAACCTCACAGCTGATTTCTACAAAAATGGATCCCTCATCAGGACTGAGACTACAGGAGAGATGACCATCCCTGCAGTATCCGAGTCAGATGAAGGACTCTACAAGTGTAACAACTCTGAAGGAGAATCACCAGAGAGCTGGATGACAGTGACAG TTCCAGCTCCCATTCCATCTCCAGcagtcccagtgttgtccatgtctctacccAGGCTGCTGTGTAGTCTACTGGTGGGGTCTCCCTACCTGCTGGTGACCATCATACTGATGGTGAAAGGCTGCAGGAGCAGGACTCCGG GTGAAACCAGGATACCCAGGAATACCCACCAAGACCAGTTAG GTGATTGTGTTGAAGAAAAGAGAGGCTGA